From Scomber scombrus chromosome 13, fScoSco1.1, whole genome shotgun sequence, a single genomic window includes:
- the cenpj gene encoding centromere protein J, with the protein MSSPAELRYSQADFLARCMPSSTRAGVILSPCPELAGSMRYVSSVGASGSPPLGPDDSFASDFAPLPPSTDSSCVCVDGFAGLPGGERAGTDRLVNGVYSLPPGNSNGELDSLEEMTSRDEELPVMMKLEQLRKWQQHMQEQLKAHQLEELLRLQEEQQKLLGMMNGSQHCIEDPTQSSAECEEDTLQQGSHQRQSPYNPTINCHGFPKPSNCGPQQEQELTHAVRQEWLPRGRNLEEVYNEKEVPTDTWSSIEDDQEHSIDYQENDASLIPRIGTDLTEDYSNKEDTLLQDRPIKPGIGGQKQTFEELLEEQLRLEEQRLKSARKQQSQDEAEVVKAPPKRAFLKRGEGLSRFTNNRKASLTKKEVKKDSKTQPKARVISRSNSEPATFQRGGTNGLQRKTVILNKENRLRGPSSPPQDVRFGSKAARTKVLGSLQRRNTDGAEFIQSDTDGRQTKQHQPGQVKEQSVRKAGQSAQAARRPAQNTQPNPVTKQVGLLGELRKAENDAAREKSSRVELLEGRTGSEEEEGGGGGGGGENVAPQDSFELSFQEKLQRWECNRNFESMELGEFELLEQAAEELSFSSNSSFVMKVLQMDQQHQQLHGAKGLHPRRLSSTPIKSPPRVALQRCSSVGSSGVMVFKSSSVNSAAFVAKVRDNTLKDKVSIENEEERDSGREDKQENCDVSSCGGSEFEVQEVMVKAPMFPSVLCFPAPSNPPYDKRSYQDEDSCRDSASDVTKGDEEESDSVLSNTEDSTLIEDKEGRQGRVVFDDDDTWNDLEVTPIAIDSRGVSPVSKETASRMSPPERTMLRKVAVSKVVDLDKGTVTGSISHEPDPPPPPPPPPPPASQLMTRLFPSLKPKTLNAPLPPSAVTFAASESRKAEEETGQQIQSRQLRERLVELEIEIERFKKENAALSKLRQENEKNQENLRKEHLEFEQMKTEELAKFEEYKREENRKLQKERKLFEKHASAARAIPDKKEREEIQELKQQLISLQEEVRRKEGRWSSTHSRQRQQIDSLSQENSSLRDEVRMLEKLRLSAWKRNPVDAEKDKDMKDVSAVTKGVKFASPLDSRGSNSSSSSFAPQMNTAAATRGSCRESSQAATAGRKSSLRRPSGPGSSSSSSSSSSFSVPGRRTEERSPPASKSHDKLPNHEYSHSCSPKINSLPDEADCSEARETESAQEAITHPDGKTEKVLASGDRLIVFPNGTRKEVSADGLTVKVTFFNGDTKEITADQRVIYYYAEAQTTHITYPDGIEVLHFPNNQTEKHFADGRKEITFPDQTVKNLFPNGREESVLTDGTIIQVNPDGTKEIHFNTGQKEVHTADYKRREYPDGTVKTVYTDGRQETRYPTGRIRIKDKDGNVILDNRA; encoded by the exons ATGTCATCTCCAGCTGAGCTTCGATACTCCCAGGCGGACTTTTTGGCTCGCTGCATGCCAAGTAGCACCAGAGCCGGGGTGATTCTCAGCCCCTGCCCGGAGTTGGCTGGCTCCATGAGGTACGTCTCCTCGGTTGGAGCCTCTGGATCCCCACCCCTTGGACCAGACGACTCCTTCGCCTCTGATTTCGCCCCGCTGCCCCCCTCTACCgacagcagctgtgtttgtgtggatggCTTTGCTGGGTtacctggaggagagagggctgGGACTGACAGGCTGGTAAACGGGGTGTACTCGCTACCTCCAGGAAATTCAAATGGAGAGTTGGACAGTTTGGAGGAGATGAcgagcagagatgaggagctgCCCGTGATGATGAAGCTAGAACAG TTGAGGAAGTGGCAGCAGCACATGCAGGAGCAGCTTAAAGCCCACCAGCTAGAGGAACTCCTTCGCCtccaggaggagcagcagaagcTGCTGGGAATGATGAATGGATCCCAGCACTGCATTGAAG ATCCCACACAGAGTTCAGCCGAGTGTGAGGAGGACACACTCCAGCAGGGCTCGCATCAAAGACAGAGTCCATACAACCCCACCATAAACTGCCATGGGTTCCCAAAGCCCTCTAACTGTGGCCCCCAACAGGAGCAAGAGCTCACACATGCAGTAAGACAGGAGTGGCTACCAAGGGGTCGAAATCTTGAAGAGGTGTACAATGAGAAAGAGG TTCCAACAGACACGTGGAGCTCCATAGAAGATGACCAGGAACACAGCATTGATTATCAGGAGAATGATGCCTCATTAATACCAAGAATTGGCACGGATTTGACTGAAGACTATAGTAATAAAGAAGACACACTCTTACAGGACAG acCTATTAAGCCAGGCATTGGGGGTCAGAAGCAGACATTTGAGGAGCTGTTGGAGGAGCAGTTGAGGCTGGAGGAGCAGAGGCTGAAGTCTGCCAGGAAACAACAG AGTCAAGATGAAGCTGAAGTTGTGAAAGCTCCTCCCAAAAGAGCCTTTCTGAAGCGGGGCGAGGGCCTCTCGAGATTTACCAACAATCGCAAAGCCTCTTTAACTAAGAAGGAGGTGAAGAAAGACTCCAAAACACAACCCAAGGCCCGAGTCATCTCCCGCAGCAACTCAGAGCCTGCAACCTTCCAGAGAGGTGGCACAAATGGACTCCAGCGTAAAACTGTCATACTTAACAAGGAAAATCGACTGAGAGGACCTAGCTCACCACCTCAGGACGTCAGATTTGGGAGTAAAGCAGCACGGACAAAGGTTTTGGGCAGCCTTCAAAGACGAAACACAGACGGAGCAGAGTTTATTCAATCTGACACAGATGgcagacaaaccaaacaacaTCAACCGGGGCAAGTAAAGGAGCAGAGTGTCAGAAAAGCAGGTCAGTCGGCTCAGGCTGCGAGGCGACCCGCTCAAAACACGCAGCCGAACCCTGTAACCAAGCAGGTGGGCTTGTTAGGAGAGCTGAGGAAGGCTGAAAATGATGCTGCCAGAGAGAAAAGTTCAAGAGTGGAATTACTGGAAGGAAGAACGgggtcagaagaagaagaaggaggaggaggaggtggaggaggagaaaacgTAGCTCCACAGGACTCGTTTGAGCTGTCATtccaggagaagctgcagcgcTGGGAGTGCAACCGGAATTTTGAAAGCATGGAGCTGGGAGAGTTCGAGCTGCTGGAGCAAGCAGCTGAGGAGCTGTCCTTCTCATCCAACTCCTCCTTTGTCATGAAG GTTCTTCAGATGGACCAGCAGCACCAACAGCTGCACGGCGCCAAGGGGCTCCACCCGCGACGCCTGTCATCCACCCCCATCAAGTCCCCTCCCAGAGTTGCACTCCAGAGGTGCAGTAGCGTTGGAAGTAGTGGTGTTATGGTGTTTAAAAGCAGCTCAGTGAACTCAGCAGCATTTGTGGCGAAGGTAAGAGACAATACACTCAAGGACAAAGTGAGCATTGAGAATGAGGAGGAACGTGACAGCGGGAGAGAAGATAAACAGGAGAACTGTGATGTTTCGTCCTGTGGCGGCTCTGAATTCGAAGTGCAGGAAGTGATGGTCAAAGCACCTATGTTTCCCAGCGTCCTTTGCTTCCCTGCGCCGTCTAACCCACCATACGACAAGCGATCTTATCAAGACGAGGACAGCTGCAGAGACTCGGCTTCAGATGTGACGAAAGGGGACGAGGAGGAGAGCGACAGCGTCCTCAGCAACACAGAGGACTCCACGCTGATAGAGGACAAAGAAGGCCGGCAGGGGAGAGTCGTGTTTGACGACGACGACACGTGGAACGACCTGGAGGTTACTCCCATTGCCATTGACAGTAGAGGAGTGAGCCCAGTATCCAAGGAAACAGCTAGTAGAATGTCACCACCAGAGCGGACTATGCTGAGAAAGGTGGCAGTGAGTAAAGTTGTGGATTTGGACAAGGGCACGGTCACCGGTTCAATCAGTCATGAGCcagatcctcctcctcctcctcctcctcctcctcctcctgcctcccaGCTCATGACAAGACTGTTCCCCTCACTCAAGCCAAAGACCCTGAATgcacctcttcctccttctgctgtTACCTTTGCTGCTTCTGAGTCCAGAAAGGCAGAAGAGGAGACAG gccAGCAGATACAGTCCAGACAGCTGAGGGAGAGACTGGTTGAGCTGGAGATAGAGATTGAGCGCTTTAAGAAGGAAAATGCCGCCCTCAGCAAACTCAGACAGGAGAACGAGAAGAACCAGGAAAACCTCAG GAAAGAGCATCTGGAGTTTGAGCAGATGAAAACAGAGGAGCTGGCTAAATTTGAGGAGTacaagagagaggaaaacaggaagctGCAGAAGGAGCGCAAACTGTTTGAGAAGCACGCCTCCGCTGCCAGAGCCATACCTGACAAGAAGGAACGAGAGGAGATCCag GAGTTAAAGCAGCAGCTGATCTCcctgcaggaggaggtgaggaggaaggagggcCGTTGGAGCTCCACACACAGCCGCCAGCGTCAACAGATCGACTCCCTCAGCCAGGAGAACAGCTCTCTGAGGGACGAG GTCCGCATGTTGGAAAAGCTTCGCCTCAGTGCCTGGAAGAGAAACCCTGTGGATGCAGAGAAGGACAAAGACATGAAAGACGTGTCAGCTGTTACCAAAGGAGTCAAATTTGCT AGTCCTCTTGACTCTAGAggaagcaacagcagcagcagcagctttgctCCACAGATGAACACTGCTGCAGCCACTAGAGGGAGCTGCAGGGAGAGCAGTCAGGCTGCTACAG caggaaggaaaagcaGTCTGAGGAGGCCATCAGGTCCAggctcctcctcttcatcctcctcctcttcttcattctCAGTGCCTggcaggaggacagaggagaggtcACCACCTGCCAGCAAGAGCCACGACAAACTGCCAAACCACGAATATTCACACAGCTGCTCTCCG aaaataaatagtCTGCCAGATGAAGCAGACTGTAGTGAGGCCAGAGAGACGGAATCAGCTCAGGAGGCGATCACACACCCTGATGGGAAG ACAGAGAAGGTTCTGGCCAGTGGAGATCGCCTCATTGTCTTCCCCAACGGGACCAGGAAGGAGGTTTCAGCAGACGGACTGACTGTCAAAGTCACCTTCTTCAACGGGGACACTAAAGAGATCACAGCCGACCAGAGAGTG ATCTACTACTACGCCGAGGCTCAGACTACACACATCACATACCCAGACGGCATCGAGGTCCTGCACTTCCCCAACAACCAGACTG AAAAGCATTTTGCAGACGGCCGAAAAGAAATCACCTTCCCAGATCAGACGGTGAAGAACTTGTTCCCCAACGGCAGAGAGGAGAGCGTGCTGACAGACGGCACCATCATACAGGTCAACCC GGACGGCACAAAGGAGATTCATTTCAACACGGGTCAGAAGGAAGTCCACACCGCTGACTACAAGAGGAGAGAGTATCCAGACGGCACAGTGAAGACAGTCTACACAGACGGAAGACAGGAAACTCGCTACCCTACAGGACGGATCAGGATCAAAGACAAAGATGGGAATGTGATCCTGGACAACAGGGCGTAG